A portion of the Halopelagius inordinatus genome contains these proteins:
- a CDS encoding tRNA (guanine(26)-N(2))-dimethyltransferase, giving the protein MDVREGEIAVEVPGARDGASEGAGDDVFYNPTQELNRDVTVAVLRAYRKREPRAETYLDAMAASGIRGVRAAAAGFDATCADVDEEAVELARRNFERNDLPGEAVERDANALMHDSVFDVVDLDPFGTPVPFADAAFANTRDLVCVTATDTAPLCGAHQKSGIRKYGCVPQNTDYHSEMGLRVLLSAMVRTAARYDKAAIPIVSHVTRHYARIYLELDARATKADEALENLGHVYHCEDCLARDHEFGLVANPPETCPACGGSRLLVAGPIWLGPVCDPEFTREVRDEVTEEMGSKRRATEMLDTVADELDRPTHYDQHRLCKQWGRSASAMDEFVDCLREAGFEATRAHYSGTAFKTDASIAEMRDATAD; this is encoded by the coding sequence ATGGACGTTCGCGAGGGAGAGATAGCGGTCGAAGTCCCGGGCGCCCGCGACGGGGCGTCGGAAGGGGCCGGCGACGACGTCTTCTACAACCCGACGCAGGAACTCAACCGCGACGTGACCGTCGCGGTGCTCCGGGCGTATCGAAAGCGAGAACCGCGCGCGGAGACGTACCTCGACGCGATGGCCGCGAGCGGAATCCGCGGCGTTCGCGCGGCGGCCGCGGGGTTCGACGCGACGTGCGCCGACGTGGACGAGGAGGCGGTCGAACTCGCCCGGCGCAACTTCGAGCGGAACGACCTGCCCGGCGAGGCGGTCGAACGCGACGCCAACGCACTGATGCACGACTCCGTCTTCGACGTGGTGGATCTGGACCCGTTCGGAACGCCCGTCCCCTTCGCGGACGCCGCGTTCGCCAACACGAGAGATTTAGTCTGCGTCACGGCGACGGACACCGCACCGCTCTGCGGCGCCCACCAGAAGAGCGGTATCCGAAAGTACGGATGCGTCCCGCAGAACACCGACTACCACTCCGAGATGGGGCTTCGCGTCCTCCTGTCTGCGATGGTCCGCACCGCGGCGCGGTACGACAAGGCCGCGATACCCATCGTCTCGCACGTGACGCGACATTACGCTCGGATCTACCTCGAACTCGACGCCCGGGCGACGAAAGCCGACGAGGCCCTCGAGAACCTCGGGCACGTCTACCACTGCGAGGACTGCCTCGCGCGGGACCACGAGTTCGGACTCGTCGCGAACCCGCCGGAGACGTGCCCCGCCTGCGGCGGCAGTCGCCTCCTCGTCGCCGGGCCGATTTGGCTCGGCCCCGTCTGTGACCCCGAGTTCACCCGCGAGGTACGCGACGAGGTGACAGAAGAGATGGGGAGCAAGCGGCGGGCGACGGAGATGCTCGACACCGTCGCCGACGAACTCGACCGGCCGACGCACTACGACCAACACCGCCTCTGCAAGCAGTGGGGGCGCTCTGCGAGCGCTATGGACGAGTTCGTCGACTGCCTGCGCGAGGCGGGGTTCGAGGCGACGCGCGCGCACTACTCCGGGACGGCGTTCAAGACCGACGCGTCGATAGCGGAGATGCGCGACGCGACGGCCGACTGA
- a CDS encoding YihY/virulence factor BrkB family protein, translating to MSVRIRSQISVVRSVFETVQDREVTFLAASISYYTLVSLVPLLTLGIVVATYVGGDELQALVQGLAGEYLLPAGSQVVTQALGDPSGQGALSIVSLGVTTWGALKLFRGLDIAFSRIYGSDAGNILDQIRDGGVALVAIGLGTLGVAAATAIIAALDVPVLDLLSPLVLLGLLCVSFFPLYYVFPDVGLTPRQAVPGTVFAAVGWSVLGIGFGLYASVAGASVAGALGAILLLMTWFYFSGILVLFGAVINAVLAGKVTGDEKPSDRNDIDRQVQHARVRRDDRTMSVDDDERAETTEGDRRDDVDPRGAPDIEQLERQIEELRSDLDGFEDDVDARTVKKPELESELKRYVRSRLRRGKARGWGPYLVLLYGTVTTIAAFAFLQDDLLSVAAMLIIYLSTLGLYVLFVVFGVGLNAVGFPGRLVDWVRDKRA from the coding sequence GTGAGCGTTCGGATTCGAAGTCAGATCTCGGTGGTACGGTCGGTGTTCGAAACCGTCCAAGACCGCGAGGTGACGTTCCTCGCGGCGAGCATCTCCTACTACACGCTCGTTTCGCTCGTCCCGCTTTTGACCCTCGGCATCGTCGTCGCGACGTACGTCGGGGGAGACGAACTCCAAGCGCTGGTTCAGGGACTGGCCGGCGAGTATCTCCTCCCCGCCGGGTCGCAGGTGGTCACCCAGGCGTTGGGCGACCCGTCCGGGCAGGGCGCGCTGTCTATCGTCAGTCTCGGCGTCACGACGTGGGGCGCTTTGAAGCTGTTTCGCGGGCTCGATATCGCTTTTTCGCGCATCTACGGCTCCGACGCGGGCAACATACTCGACCAGATACGCGACGGCGGCGTCGCCCTCGTCGCCATCGGACTCGGAACGCTCGGCGTCGCCGCCGCCACGGCGATTATCGCCGCACTCGACGTTCCCGTCCTCGACCTGTTGAGTCCCCTCGTCCTCTTGGGACTGCTCTGCGTCTCGTTCTTCCCGCTTTACTACGTCTTTCCCGACGTCGGACTCACGCCGCGACAGGCGGTTCCGGGGACCGTCTTCGCCGCCGTCGGCTGGTCCGTCCTCGGCATCGGGTTCGGTCTGTACGCGTCCGTCGCGGGAGCGTCCGTCGCCGGGGCGCTCGGCGCCATCTTGCTTCTCATGACGTGGTTCTACTTCTCCGGCATCCTCGTCCTCTTCGGCGCGGTGATAAACGCCGTCCTCGCGGGCAAAGTCACGGGCGACGAGAAACCGAGCGACAGAAACGATATCGACCGGCAAGTACAACACGCCCGCGTTCGACGTGACGACAGAACGATGAGTGTGGACGACGACGAACGCGCAGAAACCACCGAGGGCGACCGTCGAGACGACGTCGACCCGCGCGGGGCGCCCGACATCGAACAGCTCGAACGCCAGATAGAGGAGCTCCGTTCGGACCTCGACGGATTCGAAGACGACGTCGACGCTCGGACGGTGAAGAAGCCCGAACTGGAGTCCGAGTTGAAACGCTACGTCAGAAGCCGTCTCCGACGGGGGAAAGCCCGCGGGTGGGGACCGTATCTCGTCCTCCTCTACGGGACGGTGACGACCATCGCGGCCTTCGCGTTCCTGCAGGACGACCTGCTTTCGGTGGCCGCCATGCTCATCATCTACCTCTCGACGCTCGGGCTGTACGTCCTGTTCGTCGTCTTCGGCGTCGGCCTCAACGCCGTCGGATTCCCCGGCCGCCTCGTCGATTGGGTCCGCGACAAGCGCGCCTGA
- a CDS encoding phosphatase PAP2 family protein, translated as MIRTPPSQAPFGASLPVAARGVGELEFARSLPEGLVSAFGLVTALGNAWLCLAAVTLAYVVGARSGLSRRGAAFALALGLGALGLTLGLKHAFALPRPPLSAEEGFGFPSGHALGTTVFWGGVVLLTRYGTRRRRLSVAAAVVLLVSASRVVLGVHYLVDVVAGVGVGVAFLAAMTRLSERHGEGQTEPFFDPTRSAVTVAFVVAFALVAAALSVAPAESELLLGAGTAAGAAAAWHSLGHRADATDLRRSSSPVVVCGVGVPLALGSMVAVAELSSAAGFVVAVGAVGGAGLLALPFTVARLSMRR; from the coding sequence ATGATTCGGACCCCTCCCTCGCAGGCTCCCTTCGGCGCGTCGCTTCCGGTCGCCGCGCGCGGCGTCGGCGAACTGGAGTTCGCGCGTTCGCTCCCGGAGGGACTCGTCTCGGCGTTCGGCCTCGTGACCGCCCTCGGAAACGCGTGGCTCTGTCTCGCGGCCGTCACCCTCGCGTACGTCGTCGGCGCGCGCTCGGGCCTCTCCCGGCGGGGAGCGGCGTTCGCGCTCGCACTCGGACTCGGTGCGCTCGGTCTCACGCTCGGGCTGAAACACGCCTTTGCGCTGCCCCGTCCGCCGCTCTCCGCCGAAGAGGGGTTCGGATTCCCGAGCGGTCACGCGCTCGGAACGACCGTATTCTGGGGCGGCGTCGTGCTCTTGACGCGGTACGGGACGCGACGGCGCAGACTCTCGGTCGCCGCCGCGGTGGTTCTTCTCGTCTCCGCTTCGCGCGTCGTCCTCGGCGTTCACTACCTCGTAGACGTCGTTGCGGGCGTCGGTGTCGGCGTCGCCTTCCTCGCGGCGATGACCCGCCTGTCGGAGCGACACGGCGAGGGTCAGACGGAGCCGTTTTTCGACCCGACGCGGTCGGCGGTGACGGTCGCCTTCGTCGTTGCGTTCGCTCTCGTCGCCGCCGCCCTCTCCGTCGCCCCGGCCGAGAGCGAACTCCTCCTCGGGGCGGGGACGGCCGCCGGCGCGGCGGCGGCGTGGCACTCTCTCGGTCACCGCGCGGACGCGACGGATTTGCGGCGTTCGTCCTCGCCCGTGGTCGTCTGCGGCGTCGGCGTTCCGCTGGCTCTCGGGTCGATGGTCGCCGTCGCGGAACTGTCGTCCGCCGCGGGCTTCGTCGTCGCCGTCGGCGCAGTCGGCGGTGCCGGACTCCTCGCACTGCCGTTTACGGTCGCTCGGCTCTCGATGCGGCGGTAA
- the glnA gene encoding type I glutamate--ammonia ligase: MTDENTTNDEVAPDGGLSSAAQDVIDEIEENDVDFLRLQFTDILGTVKNVAVPATQAEKAFTEGIYFDGSSIEGFVRIQESDMRLKPDPETFAVLPWRDGRSARLICDVINTSTGEPFEGDPRYILKQAIARAEEMGYEINAAPEPEFFLFEEDEEGRATTKTNDVGGYFDLAPKDLASDVRRDIIYGLENMDFEIEASHHEVAEGQHEINFEYDDALTTADNVGTFRTVVRAIAAQHDLHATFMPKPISKINGSGMHTHLSLFTEDGENAFHDGDDEFDLSETAKQFLAGILDHAPAITAVSNPTVNSYKRLVPGYEAPVYVAWSDRNRSALIRKPAARVPAASRIEARFPDPSCNPYLAFAALIHAGLDGIERGLEADDPVRENIYEFDEQKREEYGIETLPSNLGEALDALQEDEVVQDALGEHVYEKFVEAKTQEYDEFRVDVSDWELDRYLETF; the protein is encoded by the coding sequence ATGACGGACGAAAACACCACAAACGACGAGGTAGCGCCCGACGGCGGGTTGAGTTCTGCGGCCCAGGACGTAATCGACGAGATAGAAGAGAACGACGTCGACTTCCTCCGCCTTCAGTTCACCGACATCCTCGGAACGGTGAAAAACGTCGCCGTCCCGGCCACGCAGGCCGAGAAGGCGTTCACCGAGGGCATCTACTTCGACGGGTCGAGCATCGAGGGCTTCGTGCGCATCCAAGAGTCCGACATGCGTCTCAAGCCCGACCCCGAGACGTTCGCCGTCCTCCCGTGGCGCGACGGGCGGTCCGCGCGCCTCATCTGCGACGTCATCAACACGTCCACGGGCGAACCGTTCGAGGGTGACCCGCGGTACATCCTCAAGCAGGCCATCGCGCGCGCCGAGGAGATGGGCTACGAGATAAACGCCGCGCCCGAACCCGAGTTCTTCCTGTTCGAGGAGGACGAAGAGGGTCGCGCGACGACGAAGACGAACGACGTCGGCGGCTACTTCGACCTCGCGCCGAAGGACCTCGCCTCGGACGTCCGCCGCGACATCATCTACGGCCTCGAGAACATGGACTTCGAGATAGAGGCCAGCCACCACGAAGTCGCCGAGGGCCAACACGAAATCAACTTCGAGTACGACGACGCCCTCACGACGGCCGACAACGTCGGAACGTTCCGCACCGTCGTGCGCGCCATCGCCGCGCAACACGACCTGCACGCGACGTTCATGCCGAAACCCATCTCGAAGATCAACGGCTCCGGCATGCACACGCATCTCTCTCTTTTCACCGAGGACGGCGAGAACGCGTTCCACGACGGCGACGACGAGTTCGACCTCTCGGAGACGGCAAAGCAGTTCCTCGCGGGCATCCTCGACCACGCGCCCGCCATCACCGCCGTCTCGAACCCGACGGTGAACTCCTACAAACGTCTCGTCCCCGGCTACGAGGCTCCCGTCTACGTCGCGTGGTCCGACCGCAACCGCTCTGCGCTCATCCGCAAGCCGGCCGCGCGCGTCCCGGCCGCCAGCCGAATCGAGGCTCGCTTCCCCGACCCCTCCTGTAACCCGTACCTCGCGTTCGCCGCGTTGATTCACGCCGGCCTCGACGGCATCGAACGCGGCCTCGAAGCGGACGACCCGGTGCGCGAGAACATCTACGAGTTCGACGAACAGAAGCGCGAAGAGTACGGCATCGAGACGCTACCGTCGAACCTCGGCGAGGCACTCGACGCGCTACAAGAGGACGAAGTCGTCCAAGACGCACTCGGCGAACACGTCTACGAGAAGTTCGTCGAAGCGAAGACCCAAGAGTACGACGAGTTCCGCGTCGACGTCAGCGACTGGGAACTCGACCGCTACCTCGAGACGTTCTGA
- the lrp gene encoding HTH-type transcriptional regulator Lrp, with protein MTYENLDAKLINALLGDGRASLRSLAEELDVSVTTVSNHLRDLEDEGVIEGYTPRVNYDALGYDVTAVIQLKVEGSALPDITDRLREQKQMVSVYEVTGDYDVIAIGKFRDTDGMNRQIKELLTDVDIRESNTSVVLNAVVENQQFDLDLDVDQA; from the coding sequence ATGACGTACGAAAACCTCGATGCGAAACTCATCAATGCACTGCTCGGCGACGGCCGCGCGAGTCTCCGAAGCCTCGCCGAGGAACTGGACGTCTCGGTTACCACCGTCTCGAATCACCTCCGCGACCTCGAAGACGAGGGCGTCATAGAGGGGTACACCCCCCGGGTGAACTACGACGCACTCGGTTACGACGTCACCGCGGTCATCCAACTCAAAGTCGAGGGAAGCGCGCTTCCCGACATCACCGACCGTCTCCGAGAGCAAAAACAGATGGTCTCGGTGTACGAGGTCACGGGCGATTACGACGTCATCGCCATCGGGAAGTTCCGCGACACCGACGGCATGAACCGGCAGATAAAGGAACTGCTGACCGACGTGGATATCCGCGAATCCAACACCAGCGTCGTCCTCAACGCCGTCGTGGAGAACCAGCAGTTCGACCTCGACTTGGACGTCGACCAAGCGTAA
- a CDS encoding aminopeptidase, whose amino-acid sequence MDPRIREHAQIIADHSADVQSGDDVVISAPAVAEELAVALHEACAERGANPVYLNSSSRATRAVLKNREEEFETPGHLLALYEEMDAYIAVRGDVNATEQSDVDPETNAAYRRALQPALRERLSKRWCLTQFPASGSAQLAGMSTDGYENFVWDAVSLDWDAQREHQSQMVDILDDADEVRIKSGEETDVTMSIAGNSTLNDYGEKNLPGGEVFTAPVRESVEGEVHFDMPLYRQGREIEDVRVRFEDGRVESYSAARNEEVLDGVFETDEGARYLGELGIGMNRAIDRFTYNMLFDEKMGDTVHMAVGAAYEECVGEENEVNESADHVDMIVDMSEDSVIEVDGEVVQRDGTFVFEDDF is encoded by the coding sequence ATGGACCCGCGCATACGCGAACACGCACAGATCATCGCGGACCACTCCGCCGACGTCCAGTCCGGCGACGACGTAGTGATAAGCGCCCCCGCCGTCGCCGAGGAGTTGGCCGTCGCTCTCCACGAGGCGTGCGCGGAACGCGGCGCGAACCCCGTCTATCTCAACAGCAGTTCCCGCGCCACTCGCGCCGTCCTGAAGAACCGCGAGGAGGAGTTCGAGACGCCGGGTCACCTACTCGCCCTCTACGAGGAGATGGACGCGTACATCGCCGTCCGCGGAGACGTGAACGCGACGGAGCAGTCGGACGTAGACCCCGAGACGAACGCCGCGTACCGGCGGGCGCTACAACCCGCCCTCAGGGAACGGCTGTCGAAGCGGTGGTGTCTCACGCAGTTCCCCGCCTCCGGAAGCGCGCAGTTGGCGGGGATGAGCACCGACGGCTACGAGAACTTCGTCTGGGACGCCGTCAGTCTCGACTGGGACGCCCAGCGCGAACACCAATCGCAGATGGTCGATATCCTCGACGACGCCGACGAGGTGCGAATCAAGTCCGGCGAGGAGACGGACGTGACGATGAGCATCGCGGGCAACTCGACGCTCAACGACTACGGCGAGAAGAACCTGCCCGGCGGCGAGGTGTTCACCGCGCCCGTCAGAGAGTCAGTCGAGGGCGAAGTGCACTTCGATATGCCGCTCTACCGGCAGGGGCGGGAGATAGAGGACGTCCGCGTCCGGTTCGAGGACGGACGCGTCGAATCGTACAGCGCCGCACGCAACGAGGAGGTTCTCGACGGCGTCTTCGAGACGGACGAGGGCGCGCGCTACCTCGGCGAACTCGGCATCGGCATGAACCGCGCCATCGACCGGTTCACGTACAACATGCTGTTCGACGAGAAGATGGGCGACACCGTCCACATGGCCGTCGGCGCGGCGTACGAGGAGTGTGTCGGCGAGGAGAACGAAGTCAACGAGAGCGCGGACCACGTCGACATGATAGTGGACATGTCCGAAGACTCGGTCATCGAGGTGGACGGCGAAGTCGTCCAACGCGACGGGACGTTCGTGTTCGAAGACGACTTCTGA
- a CDS encoding DoxX family protein, which translates to MATTQHTDAGIDLSNALDFELGGTLAGYWTAVLRIVVGYWFLHSGVGKLMAPEAFDASGWMLNATASPIHGFLVWAAQTPWLLEFTNVMVPIGEALIGLGLVVGALVRLASFFGAFLMVFFYLGNADWAHGLVNGDLMGLLLFVTLGVLGAGRVLGLDALLEQTRFGKTRLAKYLLG; encoded by the coding sequence ATGGCCACTACACAACACACCGACGCGGGAATCGACCTCTCGAACGCCCTCGACTTCGAACTCGGTGGAACGCTCGCGGGCTACTGGACCGCCGTACTTCGCATCGTCGTCGGGTACTGGTTCCTCCACTCCGGCGTGGGCAAACTCATGGCGCCCGAGGCGTTCGACGCCTCGGGGTGGATGCTCAACGCCACCGCGAGTCCCATCCACGGCTTTCTGGTGTGGGCCGCCCAGACGCCGTGGCTCCTCGAATTCACGAACGTCATGGTCCCCATCGGTGAGGCGCTCATCGGTCTGGGATTGGTCGTGGGCGCACTCGTCCGGTTAGCCTCGTTCTTCGGGGCGTTCCTGATGGTATTCTTCTACCTCGGGAACGCGGACTGGGCGCACGGACTGGTCAACGGCGACCTGATGGGGCTACTGCTGTTCGTGACTCTCGGCGTCCTCGGCGCGGGCCGCGTCCTCGGCCTCGACGCCCTCCTCGAACAGACCCGCTTCGGGAAGACCCGACTCGCGAAGTACCTCCTCGGCTGA
- a CDS encoding threonine aldolase family protein has translation MPIDLRSDTVTLPSDEMRAAARDAPVGDDVYGGDPTVNELESRAADAVATEDALYVPSGTMGNQIAARVHTDRGQEILVERESHVYRWELGGLAQLSSLQVRTFEAGERAVPTPEQVRDGYVEESLHRPGTGLVSLENTHNARGGVAVPPEDIDAAAEAAHELGVPVHLDGARVFNACVALDVEPARMVREVDSVMFCLSKGLGAPVGSVLAGSEEFVAEARRVRKLLGGGMRQAGIVAAPGLLALDNVERLAEDHENARRLAAGVNDIEGLSAPTPDTNIVQVSTDETGPTADEFVAACEERGVLGGAHGEYLTRFCTNLDVSRADVEEAVDGIREAANATNA, from the coding sequence ATGCCCATCGACCTTCGAAGCGACACGGTGACGCTGCCGAGCGACGAGATGCGGGCGGCGGCCCGCGACGCACCCGTCGGCGACGACGTCTACGGCGGCGACCCGACGGTGAACGAACTGGAATCGCGGGCCGCGGACGCCGTCGCCACGGAAGACGCTCTCTACGTCCCCTCCGGGACGATGGGGAACCAGATTGCCGCGCGCGTCCACACCGACCGCGGACAGGAGATTCTCGTAGAGCGGGAGTCTCACGTCTATCGGTGGGAACTCGGCGGTCTGGCGCAACTGTCGAGTCTGCAGGTCCGAACGTTCGAGGCGGGCGAGAGAGCGGTTCCGACGCCCGAACAGGTACGAGACGGCTACGTCGAAGAGAGTCTCCACCGGCCGGGGACGGGGCTCGTCTCCCTCGAAAACACGCACAACGCCCGCGGCGGCGTCGCCGTCCCGCCAGAAGATATCGACGCCGCGGCCGAGGCGGCCCACGAACTCGGCGTCCCCGTCCACCTCGACGGCGCGCGCGTGTTCAACGCCTGCGTCGCCCTCGACGTCGAACCCGCACGGATGGTTCGTGAGGTGGACTCCGTGATGTTCTGTCTCTCGAAGGGTCTCGGCGCGCCCGTCGGGTCGGTGCTCGCGGGCAGCGAGGAGTTCGTCGCGGAGGCCCGCCGCGTCAGGAAACTGCTCGGCGGCGGGATGCGACAGGCCGGTATCGTCGCCGCGCCCGGCCTCCTCGCTCTCGACAACGTCGAACGACTCGCCGAGGACCACGAGAACGCCCGGCGTCTCGCCGCCGGAGTGAACGATATCGAGGGACTCTCCGCGCCGACGCCGGACACCAACATCGTCCAAGTCTCCACGGACGAGACCGGACCGACCGCAGACGAGTTCGTCGCCGCCTGCGAGGAACGCGGCGTTCTCGGCGGCGCGCACGGCGAGTATCTGACGCGCTTCTGTACGAATCTCGACGTGAGTCGCGCGGACGTAGAGGAGGCGGTAGACGGGATCCGAGAGGCGGCGAACGCGACGAACGCCTGA
- a CDS encoding cation diffusion facilitator family transporter, whose translation MAGSTGVVIAALIANGAIAVLKFGGFVLTGSPSMLSETYHSISDTGNQVFLLVGIKYSDQKADRTHPFGYGKAQFFYSFLVSVLLFGIAGWESLKHGYDAVVHGGHGTVPPVAFAGMEFPAWYVNVVVLLGAIGFETYAFKKASDELNRQIREYEWNGLRDAFRKTSDVTTLTAYTEDAIALGGAIIALVGITLTQLTGNHIFDAMGAVIIGILLMGFAVALAWENKRLILGESLHKEDEADLRRIVRDHPGVVEIDAFSTVFVGPQDVLVTMDVSFDPELVTGDLETDITEIEEKLKAEDDRVNYVFIEPEL comes from the coding sequence ATGGCAGGAAGTACGGGCGTCGTAATCGCTGCGCTCATCGCCAACGGCGCCATCGCGGTGTTGAAGTTCGGCGGCTTCGTTCTCACGGGGAGTCCGTCGATGCTGTCCGAGACGTACCACTCCATCTCCGACACGGGGAATCAGGTGTTTCTCCTCGTCGGCATCAAGTACAGCGACCAGAAAGCCGACCGGACGCATCCGTTCGGCTACGGGAAAGCCCAGTTCTTCTACTCGTTTCTCGTCTCGGTGCTTCTGTTCGGCATCGCCGGGTGGGAGTCGCTGAAACACGGCTACGACGCCGTCGTCCACGGCGGACACGGAACCGTCCCCCCCGTCGCGTTCGCCGGAATGGAGTTCCCCGCGTGGTACGTGAACGTCGTCGTCCTCCTCGGGGCCATCGGGTTCGAGACGTACGCGTTCAAGAAGGCGTCCGACGAACTCAACCGGCAGATACGCGAGTACGAGTGGAACGGCCTCCGCGACGCGTTCAGGAAGACCAGCGACGTGACGACGCTGACGGCGTACACCGAAGACGCAATCGCACTCGGCGGGGCGATAATCGCACTCGTCGGCATCACCCTCACGCAACTGACCGGGAACCACATCTTCGACGCGATGGGCGCGGTGATAATCGGCATCCTCCTCATGGGCTTCGCCGTCGCGCTGGCGTGGGAGAACAAACGGCTCATCCTCGGCGAGAGCCTGCACAAAGAGGACGAAGCTGACCTCCGACGGATCGTGCGCGACCACCCCGGCGTCGTCGAAATCGACGCGTTCAGCACCGTCTTCGTCGGCCCGCAGGACGTCCTCGTCACCATGGACGTGAGCTTCGACCCCGAACTCGTCACCGGCGACTTAGAGACCGACATAACGGAGATAGAAGAGAAGTTGAAGGCCGAAGACGACCGAGTCAACTACGTCTTCATCGAACCGGAACTGTAG
- a CDS encoding metallophosphoesterase, giving the protein MLVVVSDTHSTDSHRLSGRTADAVREADVVAHSGDFMREPVLDDFVAETDRFFGVFGNNDDTAIRERLPEARTFAYGGLTFAMTHTRRGGQTALSLFGRERGADVVLFGHSHRPTFDATGEVTLLNPGSHAQPRGHRAAHAELEALSDGGVRGRLVEVGGGAFETFTIPPTDG; this is encoded by the coding sequence ATGCTCGTCGTGGTCTCCGACACGCACAGTACGGACTCGCACCGCCTCTCCGGACGCACCGCAGACGCCGTCCGAGAGGCCGACGTCGTCGCCCACTCGGGCGATTTCATGCGCGAACCGGTTCTCGACGACTTCGTCGCCGAGACGGACCGGTTCTTCGGCGTCTTCGGCAACAACGACGACACGGCCATCCGAGAACGCCTGCCCGAGGCCCGGACGTTCGCGTACGGCGGTCTCACGTTCGCGATGACTCACACCCGCCGCGGCGGTCAGACGGCGCTTTCGCTGTTCGGGCGGGAACGCGGCGCGGACGTGGTTCTGTTCGGACACAGTCACCGGCCGACGTTCGACGCCACCGGCGAGGTGACGCTTCTGAACCCGGGAAGCCACGCCCAACCGCGCGGCCACCGGGCGGCGCACGCGGAACTCGAGGCTCTCTCCGACGGCGGCGTCCGCGGCCGACTCGTCGAGGTGGGCGGCGGCGCGTTCGAGACATTCACGATACCGCCGACTGACGGCTAG
- a CDS encoding ArsR/SmtB family transcription factor: MADILPSRPDLSDEDKEPRVVGIDSEDAEDLLSAISSDTARSILAELHEEPATPSEVADRADTSIQNAQYHLGKLGDTGLVEEAGTAYSEKGREMTVYAPADRALVVVAGQEDDTSGLQTALSQLLGGLGVVAVGSVVVDRLARYGGVSQSVGLGEGGSDGLETAGDTETSAGDSGAATRTETATDASAGTATEGDGGFHIAEATETPEETRTEAARTVRETAEATPKPTEVATAAPTQTPHSTPTPAPELEQTTRAVAESGGTASDPLTTLGTAVASLSPGELFFLGGLAAVLAVGAYWWLRS; the protein is encoded by the coding sequence ATGGCTGATATTCTCCCCTCCAGACCGGACCTGTCCGACGAGGACAAAGAGCCTCGCGTGGTGGGTATCGACAGCGAAGACGCCGAAGACCTGCTGTCTGCGATATCGTCGGACACCGCGCGGTCGATTCTCGCCGAACTCCACGAGGAACCGGCGACGCCGTCTGAGGTGGCGGACCGAGCCGACACGTCGATTCAGAACGCCCAGTACCACCTCGGAAAGTTGGGCGACACCGGCCTCGTCGAGGAGGCGGGGACGGCCTACTCCGAGAAGGGGCGAGAGATGACCGTCTACGCGCCCGCGGACCGCGCCCTCGTCGTCGTCGCCGGACAGGAAGACGACACCTCGGGACTGCAGACGGCGCTCTCGCAACTGCTCGGCGGTCTCGGCGTCGTTGCAGTCGGGAGCGTCGTCGTGGACCGACTCGCGCGGTACGGCGGCGTCTCGCAGTCGGTCGGTCTGGGAGAGGGCGGAAGCGACGGTCTGGAAACAGCGGGAGACACCGAAACATCGGCCGGAGATTCGGGGGCGGCGACGCGGACTGAGACGGCCACCGACGCGTCGGCGGGAACCGCGACGGAGGGAGACGGCGGGTTCCACATCGCGGAGGCGACGGAGACGCCCGAAGAGACGCGGACGGAGGCGGCCCGAACGGTGCGGGAGACGGCCGAAGCAACCCCGAAACCGACCGAAGTCGCCACCGCCGCGCCGACGCAGACGCCGCATTCGACGCCGACGCCCGCGCCGGAACTGGAACAGACGACGCGCGCCGTCGCCGAGTCGGGCGGGACGGCGAGCGACCCGTTGACGACGCTCGGAACCGCCGTCGCGTCGCTGTCACCGGGGGAACTCTTCTTTCTCGGCGGTCTCGCGGCCGTTCTCGCCGTGGGCGCGTACTGGTGGCTTCGTAGCTAA
- a CDS encoding DUF7859 family protein: MFARPLQGLVDGFLDFVAGNPVFVGLVVVLLAFIFFMYLFVRRTLTGLRDGFDEGYRGK; encoded by the coding sequence ATGTTCGCCCGTCCGCTACAGGGTCTGGTCGATGGGTTCCTCGATTTCGTCGCGGGGAACCCCGTCTTCGTCGGACTGGTCGTGGTCCTTCTCGCTTTCATCTTCTTCATGTACCTCTTCGTCCGCCGCACGCTGACCGGGCTTCGTGATGGCTTCGACGAGGGATACCGGGGGAAGTAA